The Streptomyces sp. NBC_00335 DNA window GATCCTGACACTGACGGTGCGATGACCGGCGGGCCCCGGCAGGGGGACGAAAGGTGCGGTGGACGCGATGTTCAACATGATCGAGGAGCTGTTCAGTCCGGGGCGCAAACACACGGACGAGGAGAAGAAGCGGCTGGAGCTTTCCCGGATCGACGTGAATGACGGCGACCCGGGAAAGGGTCCGATAGACCTGGACTCCGGCAAGGTGCTCATACGCCCGAAGGAGCACCCGGCGGCCTGAGGCCTGATGCCTGATGCCCAGCGGGACGTCGCCTGTACCTACACCTTCGCCTTCACCGTTGCCATCACCGCGTCCCGGCCGGCTGGTGGGCGGCGGGGCCGAAGAGCCGTAGCCGGTGGGCCAGGGCGGCGGCCTCGCCGCGGCCCGCGACGCCGAGCTTCGCCAGGATGTTCGAGACGTGAACGCTGGCCGTCTTCGGGGAGATGAAGAGCTCCTCGGCGATCTGGCGGTTGGTGTGGCCCGCCGCGACCAGGCGCAGCACGTCCCGTTCGCGGCTGGTCAGGCCCAGCGCCTCGACCGGGTCGGCCTCCGGAGCGAGCAGGGCCTTGGCTGCGGCGTCCACGGGGATGAGGGGCAGCCTGGCGCGCTGCGCGAGCAGGGCCAGGTCCTCGCGGAGCCTGCGGGCGCCGAGCTGCTCCGAGGCGGCGTAGGCCTCCTGGAGCAGTCCTGCGGCGGCCTCGCGGTCCCCGCCGGCCGCCAGCAGAGACTCCACGAGCCGGTACCGGGCCCTGGCGAGCAGGTAGGGGCGCTCCAGGGGGCGTACGGCCGCTTCCACGGCCGTCCAGTCGGCGACGGTGTCCCGGGCCTCGGCCCGCAGCAGCTCGGCCCTGAGGTACTCGGAGTGGGCGGTCCACACCGGGGCCGGGGTGGCCAGGGTCCGGGCTGCGGCGCGCAGCACCGTCAGTGCCTCCTCGCGGCCGGCCTCCGCGACCGGCAGGCCACGGGCCTCGGCTTCGGCCGAGGCGGCGGCGAGCAGCAGCGGCCAGGCGTAGCGGTGGTTGCCGAGCGGGAAGCCGTAATCGATGACGGCGGCCACCTCGCTGCGGACGTCGGCCATCCGGCCCTCCCCCGCCGCGACGCCGATCGCGAGGCGGAACAGCGGGATCCGGTGCTGGGGCTGGCCGTCGTGGGACCCGAAGTGGGCGCGGGCGGCGGTGAGCTGGCCGGCGGCCTCGGCGAGTTCGCCGCGGGCCAGGGCCAGGTAGGCCAGCCGTACGACGGCTGCGGCGCGCGGGGCGGCGCTGCTGACGAGGGTCAGGGTGCGCCGGGCCTGCGTCGCGGCCTCCTCCCACCGGCCGACGCTGTACAGGCTCTCCGCCAGGTTCCCCCGGATGTAGGCCTCGGAGTCCATCAGATGGGAGTTCTTGACCAGCTCGGCACCTTGTTCGGCCAGTTCCACGGCTTCGCGGGACCGGCCCAGGCCTTCCAGATGAGAGGTGAGGTTCACGTGCGCACGTCCCACCAGCATGGCGAGTCCGAGTTCGGCGGCCCGGTCCTTGACCGCGTACATCTCGGCGAGGCCGCGCTCGGGGTCCCCCGAGTCGACGAGCAGGCTGCCGACGGTGATCCGGGCGTTGAGCTCGGTGTCCTCGGCACCGACCATCCGCGCGTACTCCACGGCGCGTTCGGCGGCGACCAGGTTGTCGGGCCCCGGCTTGTGGAGCATGCCCCAGCTCGCGGCCCGGACCAGGACGTCGGCGTGCACCTGGGACGGGGGCAGCCCGCGGACGAGCTCCTGCGCCTTGGCGAGCTCCTCCCAGCCGTCGCCGCGGGCGAGGCT harbors:
- a CDS encoding DUF6191 domain-containing protein; its protein translation is MFNMIEELFSPGRKHTDEEKKRLELSRIDVNDGDPGKGPIDLDSGKVLIRPKEHPAA